A window from Pseudomonas frederiksbergensis encodes these proteins:
- a CDS encoding aldo/keto reductase, whose product MQTRQLGKNGPLVSAMGLGCMGMTDFYTTGVDVREATVTLHRALELGINLLDTADMYGPHTNEELIGKAIVGKRDQVFLASKFGIVRDPANPVARGVNGRPEYIRAAIDGTLKRLGVETLDLYYQHRIDPQVAIEETVGAMADLVKAGKVRYLGLSEASVATLERAHKVHPISALQSEYSLWSRDQEENGCLAACQRLGIAFVPYSPLGRGFLTGALKSPDDFAADDYRRFSPRFQGENFAKNLLLVRQVQDLAADKGVTAGQLALAWVLAQGDYVIPIPGTKQRKYLEENVAALDVKLSGEDLQALEAIFPANATAGLRYPEEVMELLDR is encoded by the coding sequence ATGCAAACACGTCAACTGGGCAAAAACGGTCCACTCGTCAGCGCGATGGGTCTGGGCTGCATGGGCATGACCGATTTCTACACGACTGGCGTGGACGTCCGCGAAGCCACGGTCACACTGCATCGCGCGCTGGAATTGGGCATCAACCTGCTCGACACCGCCGACATGTACGGCCCGCACACCAACGAAGAACTGATCGGCAAAGCCATCGTCGGCAAGCGAGACCAGGTGTTTCTGGCCAGCAAATTCGGGATCGTTCGCGACCCGGCCAATCCGGTTGCGCGGGGCGTGAATGGCCGACCGGAGTACATTCGCGCCGCTATCGACGGCACCCTCAAGCGTCTCGGTGTCGAGACTCTGGATTTGTATTACCAGCACCGCATCGATCCGCAGGTGGCCATCGAGGAAACCGTCGGTGCCATGGCCGACCTGGTGAAAGCCGGCAAGGTTCGATACCTGGGTTTGAGCGAGGCCTCGGTCGCAACACTTGAGCGCGCGCACAAGGTTCATCCGATCAGTGCGCTGCAAAGTGAATATTCGTTATGGAGCCGTGATCAGGAGGAAAACGGTTGTCTGGCCGCGTGTCAGCGCCTGGGAATAGCCTTCGTCCCTTACAGCCCTTTGGGCCGTGGCTTTCTCACTGGAGCGCTGAAAAGCCCTGATGATTTCGCGGCAGACGACTACCGGCGTTTCAGCCCGCGTTTTCAAGGCGAAAACTTCGCCAAAAACCTGTTGTTGGTGCGGCAAGTGCAGGACCTGGCCGCAGACAAAGGTGTGACTGCCGGCCAACTCGCGCTCGCATGGGTGCTGGCTCAGGGTGATTACGTTATCCCGATTCCCGGAACCAAACAGCGTAAATACCTGGAAGAAAATGTGGCCGCGCTGGATGTGAAGCTCAGCGGCGAAGACTTGCAAGCACTGGAAGCGATATTCCCGGCCAATGCCACGGCGGGTTTACGTTATCCGGAAGAAGTCATGGAGTTACTTGACCGGTAA
- a CDS encoding DUF411 domain-containing protein translates to MRTHLRLVALSALFISSLAQAADLIPIEVHRDANCGCCKKWISHLEANGFKVDDHVEANMSEFKQQHGVPPRLASCHTALINGKFVEGHVPADQVLALSKRDDLLGVAAPGMPMGSPGMEMDGMSDAYQVIGLKKDGTDMVVADYPAH, encoded by the coding sequence ATGCGAACCCACCTGCGTCTGGTCGCCCTGAGCGCCCTGTTCATTTCCTCCCTGGCCCAGGCCGCCGACCTGATCCCGATCGAGGTTCACCGCGATGCCAATTGCGGTTGCTGCAAAAAATGGATCAGCCATCTGGAAGCCAACGGCTTCAAAGTCGACGATCACGTCGAAGCCAATATGAGCGAATTCAAGCAACAGCACGGCGTGCCTCCACGTCTGGCGTCGTGTCATACCGCTTTGATCAACGGCAAATTCGTTGAAGGTCATGTCCCCGCCGATCAGGTGCTGGCCTTGAGCAAGCGCGACGATCTGCTGGGCGTCGCCGCACCCGGCATGCCCATGGGTTCACCCGGCATGGAAATGGACGGCATGAGTGATGCGTATCAAGTGATCGGCCTGAAGAAAGATGGCACCGACATGGTGGTGGCGGACTACCCGGCCCATTGA
- a CDS encoding YqaA family protein encodes MFGAYIGLFFAAFGAATLLPLQSEAVLVGLLLSGKYWLWSLLAVATLGNVLGSLVNWWLGRGIERFHDRRWFPVSPRHLEKARVHYQRYGHWSLLLSWVPVIGDPLTLVAGVMREPLGRFLLIVTLAKGARYGVLTMATVGWMG; translated from the coding sequence ATGTTCGGTGCGTACATCGGGCTGTTCTTTGCCGCATTCGGTGCGGCAACCTTGCTGCCCTTGCAGTCCGAAGCGGTGTTGGTGGGGCTGTTGCTCAGCGGCAAGTATTGGCTCTGGTCGCTGCTCGCCGTGGCGACATTGGGCAATGTCCTGGGGTCGCTGGTGAACTGGTGGCTGGGACGCGGTATCGAGCGGTTTCATGATCGGCGCTGGTTTCCCGTCAGCCCGCGCCATCTGGAAAAAGCCCGGGTGCATTATCAGCGTTACGGTCATTGGTCGTTGCTGCTGAGCTGGGTGCCTGTGATCGGTGATCCGCTGACCTTGGTGGCCGGCGTGATGCGCGAGCCGCTGGGGCGATTCCTGCTGATCGTGACCCTCGCCAAAGGCGCCCGTTATGGTGTGTTGACCATGGCCACAGTGGGCTGGATGGGTTGA